A genomic segment from Pectinophora gossypiella chromosome 3, ilPecGoss1.1, whole genome shotgun sequence encodes:
- the LOC126382144 gene encoding uncharacterized protein LOC126382144 translates to MNNLRSILTISAIVLSLSQISRTEHEAADIEKIFSACKRRSPEFDSCVKRAFNKLRPYFIRGIPEMGVAPFDPHFAKEVKQQRSIIGVGYTLTLKDVFERGWTRSTVTKYKTDWDNQRIIYSQYFPEKWLSGDYEFKGDAFGLGVFRSGHWNLTLRDYSQTTRIKRNGSGVDVHVEVDHIGDMDIHVGNLLRGRGVLERVLDRLINASWKPGFAVIRPLINDLVSTAFTDIWSTSFRDFPIDNFIKD, encoded by the exons ATGAATAATTTAAGAAGTATACTGACCATCAGTGCCATAGTGTTAAGTTTATCACAAATATCGAGGACTGAGCATGAAGCTGCGGATATAG AAAAAATCTTCTCTGCGTGCAAGAGAAGGTCACCGGAGTTCGACTCGTGTGTCAAACGCGCTTTCAACAAGTTACGGCCGTACTTCATCAGAG GTATACCTGAGATGGGAGTGGCGCCATTTGATCCTCACTTCGCCAAGGAAGTGAAGCAGCAGCGATCGATCATTGGCGTCGGATACACGCTCACACTCAAAGACGTCTTCGAAAGAGGATGGACGCGGTCAACAGTCACcaaatacaa GACCGATTGGGACAACCAGCGCATTATATATTCACAATATTTCCCTGAAAAATGGCTAAGCGGTGATTATGAATTCAAG GGCGATGCTTTCGGCCTAGGCGTATTCCGTTCAGGGCACTGGAACCTGACATTGCGGGActactctcagacgacgcgcaTCAAACGCAACGGCAGTGGCGTGGACGTACACGTAGAGGTGGACCACATCGGAGACATGGACATCCACGTCGGGAACCTGTTGCGAGGCCGCGGCGTACTTG AGCGCGTGTTGGACCGACTGATCAACGCGTCGTGGAAGCCCGGGTTCGCGGTGATCCGGCCGCTCATCAACGACCTGGTCAGCACCGCCTTCACTGACATCTGGAGCACCAGCTTCCGAGACTTCCCCATTGACAATTTCATCAAAGACTGA
- the LOC126382147 gene encoding protein takeout, whose translation MEKWQVLLILAAVVASGTSNTNMFGGRCSRQDPNVDSCLLRSFNSLVDYLKGGAPEFGIEEAEPIIIDELSIALGGGPDGYRASFKDIHATGVSNMTITNVRSDLETHQFQLTLFGPHISARARYRSSGVLLLVRASGGGDYWGEYDGVKAKVYFRGAPYERDGRTYLKLQQLKLDFSVKDIQMGVENLHNGNAVLQAALNLFINTNAQELLKEMKPELKRDLAEKMSRFLERILEHIPYDDWIVD comes from the exons ACATGTTCGGCGGCCGGTGCTCGCGGCAGGACCCCAACGTTGACTCGTGTCTCCTGCGTAGCTTCAACTCGCTCGTCGACTACCTCAAGGGCGGAGCACCCGAGTTCGGCATTGAAGAG GCGGAGCCAATAATCATAGATGAGCTGTCAATCGCTCTGGGTGGCGGACCAGACGGGTACCGCGCCAGCTTCAAGGACATCCACGCCACTGGCGTCTCCAACATGACCATCACCAACGTCAG GTCGGACCTGGAGACCCATCAGTTCCAGCTGACTTTGTTCGGCCCGCACATCAGCGCGCGCGCACGTTACCGCTCCTCCGGCGTACTACTGCTGGTGCGCGCGTCCGGCGGCGGCGACTACTGGGGCGAGTACG ATGGCGTGAAGGCGAAGGTGTACTTCCGCGGTGCGCCGTACGAACGCGACGGCCGCACCTACCTGAAGCTGCAGCAACTCAAGCTGGACTTTTCCGTCAAGGACATCCAGATGGGAGTCGAGAATCTGCACAATGGAAACGCTGTTCTGC AGGCAGCTCTGAACCTGTTCATCAACACCAACGCCCAGGAACTCCTCAAGGAGATGAAGCCGGAGCTGAAGAGAGACCTGGCTGAGAAGATGTCCCGGTTTTTGGAGCGGATTCTCGAGCACATACCTTACGACGACTGGATCGTCGACTAA